One genomic region from Bacillus sp. SLBN-46 encodes:
- a CDS encoding glycoside hydrolase family 3 N-terminal domain-containing protein: protein MNLFFRKKYFFVAIVIVLILSSVPLIGAGNAEAQESKVKDLVVDLNVPQVTREVKDKQIKLNALHVYQDGRFMLASKSKWKSSNKNVATVNKDGQVTLKGHKGKTFISVSDGRFCDRISIQYKESQILVKKEKGSRYDLIGQALKQMTMEEKVGQMLMPDFRKWNNVDVTEMKPEIAQLVKDYHLGGVILFRENTVTAGQTTKLVSAYQEASEKYGMLISIDQEGGIVTRLQTGIDFPGNMAIGASRSEEVAEKVGKAIGEELDALGINMNFGPVLDVNLNPDNPVIGVRSFGENPELVGKLGNAYINGLHQTGTAATAKHFPGHGDTSVDSHLGIAEVPHDMERLKKVELVPFQQAMDAGIDAIMTAHVTFPKIDDTKAISKADGSEIAVPATLSKKVLTGLMREEMGYKGVIVTDAMDMGAISKHFGPVDAAIRAVQAGADILLMPVGVAEVANGIYEAVNAGDISPERLDQSVERILTLKLNRVIVKAEEEKSLDEKVAQAIKVVGSAEHKAVEKEAAAKSITLVKNNGVLPLKATNEEKIAVVGGSGFYMNVLADEVKKHHENVTYINTSKKLTEAQLNQIQDAKYIIAGTYTSSVSGRAPTADQMVMTNQLIATGIPVVAVSARNPYDIMSYPTVGAYLVQYGFKPASFGAVANTIFGENLPTGKLPVTIYNQDGSVLYGYGHGLEY from the coding sequence ATGAATCTATTTTTTAGGAAGAAGTACTTTTTTGTAGCGATCGTTATTGTACTCATTTTATCAAGTGTTCCCTTGATTGGAGCAGGAAATGCAGAAGCACAGGAGTCAAAGGTAAAGGATTTAGTGGTTGACCTAAATGTACCGCAAGTAACAAGAGAGGTAAAAGACAAACAAATCAAATTAAACGCTTTGCATGTGTATCAGGATGGACGCTTTATGTTGGCATCAAAATCAAAGTGGAAATCCTCGAATAAAAACGTAGCTACTGTCAATAAAGATGGCCAGGTTACCTTAAAAGGGCACAAGGGAAAAACCTTTATTTCTGTAAGTGATGGGCGGTTCTGTGATCGAATTTCCATTCAATATAAGGAAAGTCAAATTCTCGTAAAAAAAGAAAAAGGTTCCCGCTATGACCTTATTGGCCAGGCATTGAAACAAATGACGATGGAGGAAAAAGTAGGGCAAATGCTGATGCCGGATTTCCGCAAATGGAATAACGTGGATGTTACGGAAATGAAGCCTGAAATTGCCCAACTGGTAAAAGATTATCACCTTGGCGGCGTCATTTTATTTCGAGAAAATACGGTGACAGCAGGTCAAACCACTAAGCTGGTTAGTGCCTATCAGGAAGCATCAGAAAAATACGGCATGTTAATCTCAATTGATCAGGAAGGCGGGATTGTCACACGCCTCCAGACAGGAATCGATTTTCCTGGGAACATGGCAATTGGAGCCTCACGTTCTGAAGAGGTAGCCGAAAAAGTCGGCAAAGCGATTGGGGAAGAACTGGATGCATTAGGTATTAATATGAATTTTGGACCTGTTTTAGATGTAAATTTGAATCCGGATAATCCAGTCATCGGAGTTCGTTCGTTCGGGGAAAATCCAGAGTTAGTCGGGAAATTAGGCAATGCCTATATCAACGGTCTTCACCAAACAGGTACGGCTGCTACTGCGAAGCACTTTCCAGGACACGGGGACACCTCGGTGGATTCGCATTTAGGCATTGCGGAAGTGCCACATGATATGGAGCGTTTGAAAAAGGTGGAATTAGTACCGTTCCAACAGGCTATGGATGCCGGTATTGACGCCATCATGACGGCACACGTTACTTTTCCCAAAATAGATGATACAAAAGCGATCTCGAAAGCGGATGGTTCAGAAATTGCAGTTCCTGCGACATTATCTAAAAAAGTATTAACGGGATTGATGCGTGAAGAAATGGGCTATAAGGGAGTCATTGTGACGGACGCAATGGATATGGGGGCCATTTCGAAGCACTTTGGTCCGGTAGATGCGGCCATTCGTGCGGTTCAAGCAGGTGCTGACATTCTACTCATGCCAGTTGGAGTGGCTGAGGTAGCGAACGGCATTTATGAGGCAGTGAATGCTGGCGATATTTCACCAGAAAGATTGGACCAATCAGTGGAGCGCATTTTAACATTGAAACTAAATCGAGTTATTGTGAAGGCCGAGGAAGAAAAGAGCTTAGATGAGAAAGTGGCACAGGCCATAAAAGTAGTCGGCTCGGCTGAACATAAAGCAGTAGAAAAGGAAGCAGCCGCAAAATCGATTACCCTGGTGAAAAATAATGGGGTACTTCCGCTAAAGGCTACAAATGAAGAGAAGATTGCGGTTGTCGGGGGTTCTGGCTTCTATATGAATGTACTCGCTGACGAAGTGAAAAAGCATCATGAAAATGTGACGTATATCAATACTTCAAAGAAGTTGACAGAAGCGCAGCTCAACCAAATTCAAGATGCTAAATATATCATTGCTGGAACATATACTTCATCAGTAAGCGGCAGGGCACCTACAGCAGATCAAATGGTGATGACGAACCAGCTGATTGCAACGGGTATTCCTGTTGTGGCAGTCAGTGCAAGAAATCCATATGACATCATGTCCTATCCAACAGTGGGGGCCTACCTTGTCCAGTATGGCTTCAAACCTGCGAGCTTCGGAGCCGTGGCAAACACCATTTTCGGTGAAAACCTACCAACAGGAAAGTTGCCAGTGACCATTTACAACCAGGATGGCAGCGTATTATATGGCTATGGCCATGGATTAGAATATTAA
- a CDS encoding UDP-glucose/GDP-mannose dehydrogenase family protein, which translates to MKILIVGTGYVGTTTGLIFCEMGHQVTGLDLDETKIKALEAGKLHFYEPGLEDLLIKHIAAKNISFTKKTKKAVKENDVIFICVGTPQDTDGSADLTFVKNVAESIGENMDNYKVIVTKSTVPVGTAELVTKWISESQKDKIPFDVVSNPEFLREGSAVLDALNPDRIVIGTSSEKARGILRDLYKDFHCPIVETNPRASEMIKYAANSFLALKISYINELARLCNRLQINVNDVSKAIGLDHRIGPHFLNAGLGYGGSCFPKDVSALIQIARQNGRPLSILESAAKVNKEQTDYFIEKIKQALGGDLQSKTIAVLGVAFKANTDDTRESPSLILIKRLQDEQVNIRVHDPIVKLESGQFPTVEETVTGADAVILCTDWGDYKTIDWAALKVLMNQAYIFDGRNMIDKGIVESLGFYYIGVANH; encoded by the coding sequence GTGAAAATCTTAATCGTCGGTACAGGATATGTAGGAACGACGACGGGTCTGATTTTTTGTGAGATGGGTCATCAGGTAACGGGGCTTGATTTAGACGAAACCAAAATCAAAGCTTTGGAAGCTGGTAAACTACATTTCTATGAGCCGGGACTGGAAGATCTGTTAATTAAGCATATTGCTGCGAAAAATATTTCTTTTACAAAAAAGACTAAAAAGGCCGTTAAAGAAAATGATGTTATATTCATTTGTGTCGGCACCCCTCAAGACACAGATGGAAGTGCAGACCTTACTTTTGTGAAAAATGTGGCGGAATCTATTGGGGAAAATATGGACAACTATAAGGTGATTGTCACGAAGAGTACGGTGCCGGTTGGTACAGCAGAGCTGGTTACGAAATGGATCAGCGAATCACAAAAGGACAAAATTCCTTTTGATGTCGTCTCCAATCCCGAGTTTCTACGTGAGGGTTCAGCTGTTCTAGATGCACTGAATCCGGACCGAATTGTTATTGGTACATCAAGCGAAAAAGCACGAGGCATATTGAGAGACCTTTATAAAGACTTTCACTGTCCAATCGTCGAAACGAACCCTAGGGCTTCCGAAATGATAAAGTATGCCGCTAACTCCTTTCTCGCCCTAAAGATATCCTATATTAACGAGTTAGCTAGATTGTGTAATAGACTTCAGATTAATGTGAATGATGTTTCAAAGGCGATTGGATTGGATCACAGGATTGGCCCTCATTTCCTTAATGCCGGATTAGGCTATGGAGGCTCTTGTTTTCCTAAAGATGTGAGCGCATTAATCCAAATAGCGCGACAAAACGGGCGCCCGCTGTCCATATTAGAAAGCGCCGCTAAAGTGAACAAAGAACAAACAGATTATTTTATTGAAAAAATCAAACAGGCTCTCGGAGGAGATCTCCAAAGTAAAACGATTGCTGTTCTAGGAGTAGCGTTTAAAGCAAACACCGATGATACAAGGGAGTCTCCGAGTCTCATATTAATCAAACGATTACAAGATGAACAAGTGAACATAAGGGTGCATGATCCGATTGTAAAACTAGAAAGCGGACAATTCCCAACAGTAGAGGAAACAGTCACTGGTGCGGACGCCGTGATTCTTTGCACCGATTGGGGTGACTATAAGACGATTGATTGGGCTGCTCTTAAAGTGTTAATGAACCAGGCGTATATTTTTGATGGAAGAAACATGATTGATAAGGGGATTGTGGAAAGTCTAGGATTCTACTATATTGGGGTGGCAAATCATTGA
- a CDS encoding LysE family translocator codes for MLSFILVVLVLFLIPGPAVLLTVTQTAKGGRKAGIITGVGIAVGDLIHTVAAVLGLSAILMTSALAFEIVKYLGAAYLIFLGIKSLLERTKVQQEKPTIEAKKSNPSVSFRQALLIELLNPKTALFFLAFLPQFVHNNGTPVVYQLLILGLTFVLMSILYTTLLAFLTSSIGERLFSNKNSKFFRWQSKVVGAIYIGLGLQLVLQSQE; via the coding sequence ATGCTTTCGTTCATATTAGTTGTCTTGGTATTATTCCTGATACCTGGCCCTGCTGTATTACTGACTGTAACTCAAACAGCAAAAGGCGGAAGAAAAGCCGGAATTATAACAGGAGTAGGAATCGCAGTGGGCGATTTAATCCATACGGTAGCCGCCGTTCTTGGATTGTCTGCCATATTAATGACATCAGCTCTCGCATTTGAGATCGTAAAATATTTAGGTGCTGCCTATTTAATTTTCTTAGGGATAAAATCGTTACTTGAAAGAACGAAAGTACAACAAGAAAAGCCCACCATCGAAGCAAAAAAGAGTAATCCTTCCGTTTCTTTTCGACAAGCCTTGTTAATTGAATTGCTAAACCCAAAAACAGCACTCTTTTTCTTAGCTTTCCTGCCGCAATTTGTCCATAATAACGGCACACCTGTGGTTTATCAGTTATTAATTCTTGGACTTACCTTTGTGCTAATGAGTATTTTGTATACGACTCTTTTAGCCTTCCTTACAAGTTCAATTGGAGAACGTCTATTTTCCAATAAGAATAGTAAATTCTTTCGCTGGCAGAGCAAAGTAGTCGGGGCCATTTATATCGGCTTAGGATTACAGCTGGTACTACAAAGTCAAGAATAA
- a CDS encoding immune inhibitor A domain-containing protein, producing MFFRKNITIYKIRGYKHLKKKSTLKVLSSLAASTMVATTMFAGAFAGSTVAPTPAKAASVEAAPIDLNVVDFDRLGAALQKRGLIAKGASQQEITKAVKAYIKQKQGEKPGKPEKLTKEQKDFDKKAKDFITKQKDRLAQQLDKGHENYRKGKPTGTIKVNSATQAGYNGGVREDKVLVLLVEYADFKHNNIDQEEGYMYADDFNKEHYQKMLFGNKEFTLFNGEKVKTFKQYYEEQSGGSYTVDGTVSDWLTVPGSYKDYGSDSETGNDNKPGTKGPRGLVKDALNAAVAKGINLADYDKFDQYDLDGDGDQNEPDGLVDHLMVLHSGVGQEAGGGALGDDAIWSHRWTLNGVYPVANTTAAVGYWGGKMAAYDYTIEPEDGAVGVFAHEFGHDLGLPDEYDTQYSGQGEPVASWSIMSGGSWNGNIAGTEAPSFSPQNKEFFQKTIGGNWANITEVNYEDIDKNGISSVIDQSVTKSKNPGVVKVNLPDKKVPGIAPKFGAKYYYSTKGDDLHTVMETPEFDLTNASKATFDFKAFYDVETDYDYVYVTAVAGDGTEKVIDTIGDDTDVVRGGSAYESTKGEWVDKSYDLSEFAGKKIKLVFEYVTDGGLAPDGFALDNLSLTVDGQVTFSDDAEGTPKVTLDGFKVSDGWNTKPQYYYLEWRNYAGSDKALQFSRGVKYNTGLVVWYADDTYLDNWVGIHPGEGFLGVVDAHPEAIVGKTKAGEDTVNQSTRYQVADAAFSMDKTPAWYIDSPLRGIYDYKGLTGVTTFDDSKTYMNELIPDAGRKVPKFDLKFEVISEAKDNSAGAVWIHK from the coding sequence ATGTTCTTTAGAAAGAACATAACGATATATAAAATTAGGGGGTATAAGCATTTGAAGAAGAAAAGTACTCTAAAGGTCTTATCCAGCCTTGCTGCTAGTACCATGGTAGCTACTACCATGTTTGCAGGCGCATTTGCTGGAAGCACGGTTGCACCAACACCGGCAAAAGCAGCATCCGTCGAAGCAGCTCCAATTGATCTAAATGTAGTAGACTTCGATCGTCTAGGAGCAGCACTTCAAAAAAGAGGACTTATTGCAAAGGGAGCATCACAACAAGAGATTACAAAGGCAGTAAAGGCCTACATAAAACAGAAGCAAGGTGAAAAGCCTGGGAAACCTGAGAAATTAACGAAAGAACAGAAGGATTTTGACAAAAAGGCAAAAGATTTTATCACAAAACAGAAGGACAGGCTGGCCCAGCAACTTGATAAGGGTCATGAAAACTATAGAAAAGGCAAGCCAACGGGTACAATAAAAGTTAACTCTGCGACGCAGGCTGGGTATAACGGAGGTGTACGGGAAGATAAAGTTCTTGTGCTTCTGGTTGAATACGCTGACTTTAAACATAACAATATTGATCAAGAAGAAGGATATATGTATGCTGATGACTTTAATAAAGAGCACTATCAAAAAATGTTGTTTGGCAATAAAGAGTTTACGCTTTTCAATGGAGAAAAGGTTAAAACCTTTAAGCAGTATTATGAAGAGCAATCAGGTGGCAGCTATACAGTTGACGGTACTGTATCCGATTGGCTGACTGTACCAGGAAGTTATAAAGATTACGGAAGCGATAGTGAGACCGGAAATGACAATAAACCTGGAACAAAAGGACCACGCGGACTTGTAAAGGATGCATTAAATGCAGCTGTAGCAAAGGGAATTAATTTAGCTGATTATGACAAATTTGATCAATATGACCTTGATGGAGATGGAGACCAAAACGAGCCAGACGGATTAGTAGACCACTTGATGGTGTTACATTCTGGGGTTGGACAAGAAGCTGGCGGAGGAGCACTTGGTGACGATGCAATCTGGTCACACCGCTGGACATTAAATGGTGTCTATCCTGTCGCTAATACAACTGCTGCTGTTGGTTACTGGGGCGGTAAAATGGCTGCATACGATTACACAATTGAGCCAGAAGATGGAGCTGTCGGTGTATTTGCACATGAATTTGGCCATGACTTAGGTCTTCCAGATGAGTATGACACTCAATATTCTGGTCAAGGTGAGCCAGTTGCTTCCTGGTCAATCATGTCTGGTGGAAGCTGGAACGGAAACATTGCCGGAACAGAAGCACCAAGCTTCTCTCCACAAAACAAAGAATTCTTCCAAAAAACAATTGGCGGGAACTGGGCAAATATTACTGAAGTAAACTATGAAGATATTGATAAAAATGGTATCTCAAGCGTTATTGATCAGAGTGTGACAAAATCAAAAAATCCAGGTGTCGTAAAGGTAAATCTACCCGATAAGAAAGTTCCTGGAATCGCTCCGAAATTTGGTGCGAAGTACTATTACAGTACAAAAGGCGATGATCTTCATACTGTAATGGAAACTCCTGAGTTTGATTTAACAAATGCAAGTAAAGCAACGTTTGATTTCAAAGCATTCTATGACGTTGAAACTGATTATGATTATGTTTATGTTACAGCTGTAGCTGGTGACGGCACAGAGAAAGTTATAGATACTATCGGTGATGACACGGATGTAGTTCGTGGAGGCTCTGCATATGAATCTACAAAAGGTGAGTGGGTAGATAAGTCATATGACTTAAGTGAATTCGCTGGCAAGAAAATAAAGCTAGTATTTGAATACGTAACAGATGGCGGGCTTGCTCCAGATGGTTTTGCGCTTGATAATCTTTCACTAACAGTAGATGGACAAGTTACATTCTCTGACGATGCAGAAGGAACTCCAAAAGTAACTTTAGATGGATTTAAAGTGAGTGATGGCTGGAATACCAAACCACAATACTATTACCTAGAGTGGAGAAACTATGCTGGCTCTGATAAAGCACTTCAATTCTCTCGTGGTGTTAAGTATAATACTGGATTAGTAGTTTGGTATGCTGATGATACTTACCTCGATAACTGGGTAGGAATTCACCCAGGCGAAGGCTTCCTGGGTGTAGTTGATGCTCATCCTGAAGCAATAGTTGGAAAAACAAAAGCTGGTGAAGATACAGTTAACCAAAGTACACGTTACCAAGTAGCAGACGCAGCGTTCTCTATGGACAAAACTCCTGCATGGTATATTGATTCACCGCTTCGCGGGATTTATGACTATAAAGGCCTTACAGGCGTAACTACTTTCGACGACTCTAAAACTTACATGAACGAATTAATTCCAGATGCAGGACGCAAGGTTCCAAAATTTGACCTTAAGTTCGAAGTTATCAGTGAAGCAAAAGACAACTCCGCTGGTGCGGTTTGGATCCACAAATAA
- a CDS encoding UTP--glucose-1-phosphate uridylyltransferase has product MVRKAIIPAAGYGTRTLPITKVLPKEMLPICGRPAIDYLVEEAIKSGIEQILIVVSRSKNMILDYYDRSVELETYLEEKGKNHLLKEISLPDVHFQYVRQSYARGLGEAILLGKHFVGDEPFAVLLPDEIILSDKQPPLSQLIEMFKEFKGNVIGVKKTDPSLLKNYGVIQPQALREKEYTIKNIIEKPQQSPPSDLAVIGRYIFNPAIFHYLETISPGVGGEIQLTDAIKAMAQDYTSYALEIQGQSYDIAKSTEYVKLINYLCGPKEV; this is encoded by the coding sequence ATGGTACGAAAGGCAATAATACCTGCTGCTGGGTATGGAACAAGAACCCTGCCGATCACGAAGGTACTGCCCAAGGAGATGCTGCCGATATGCGGGAGACCGGCAATTGACTATCTTGTCGAAGAGGCAATCAAATCAGGAATTGAGCAAATCCTAATAGTAGTGTCGAGATCAAAAAATATGATTCTTGATTACTATGATAGGTCAGTAGAATTGGAAACCTATTTAGAGGAAAAGGGAAAGAACCATTTATTAAAAGAAATCAGCCTACCAGATGTACATTTTCAATATGTCAGACAATCCTATGCACGCGGTTTAGGGGAGGCCATCCTGCTTGGTAAACACTTTGTAGGGGATGAACCGTTTGCTGTTTTGCTCCCAGATGAGATTATTCTTTCTGACAAGCAGCCGCCATTAAGTCAGTTAATTGAGATGTTCAAAGAATTTAAAGGAAATGTTATCGGTGTCAAAAAAACGGATCCATCCCTATTAAAAAACTACGGAGTCATTCAACCTCAAGCACTAAGGGAAAAAGAATACACCATCAAGAACATTATTGAAAAACCACAGCAATCACCCCCGTCAGATTTAGCTGTAATCGGAAGGTATATATTTAACCCTGCCATCTTTCATTATCTTGAAACCATCTCTCCGGGCGTAGGGGGCGAAATTCAACTGACAGACGCCATTAAAGCGATGGCTCAGGATTATACAAGCTACGCTCTAGAGATACAAGGTCAAAGCTATGATATTGCTAAAAGCACGGAGTATGTCAAACTGATTAATTATTTATGTGGACCTAAGGAGGTTTAA
- a CDS encoding CPBP family intramembrane glutamic endopeptidase: MISNLAKPLSKKLLFSMLIVTIGVEILLYLSRYSYMASSLYDGVMVGSFFIGWKLYRRLGSPADCPKRPRQMMMQFTGAFLVFFFGSTVINIYSTNTFQAFSNDYDQYVQDYAETQSYEVEEGEEEAPTDPVWSFFDKVDTVGSDLYADTLAGLEEVWRLSYMILILIVFKKLFPKRWNSGRRDLFLMLSLFLTSILFGVDHTLDTEQPWSIRIGAIVTFANMGLLFGLILLWTRNLWVTVLVHSLYDITATLSWYYIDYAVEFFALGCLALHIILITIEKIQQRRLKKEIDAVNLAQWP, from the coding sequence ATGATCTCTAATTTAGCAAAACCACTTTCGAAAAAACTACTTTTTTCCATGCTCATCGTAACGATCGGTGTGGAAATCCTTCTTTATCTATCCAGGTACAGCTATATGGCCAGCTCACTGTATGATGGAGTCATGGTTGGTTCCTTTTTTATCGGCTGGAAGCTGTATCGCCGGCTCGGCAGCCCAGCGGATTGTCCCAAACGGCCGCGGCAGATGATGATGCAATTTACCGGTGCTTTTCTTGTTTTCTTCTTTGGAAGTACGGTCATAAATATTTACTCAACGAATACGTTTCAGGCATTTAGCAATGACTATGATCAATATGTGCAGGATTATGCGGAAACGCAATCCTATGAAGTGGAGGAGGGGGAGGAAGAAGCGCCTACTGACCCGGTATGGTCCTTTTTTGATAAAGTCGATACCGTTGGCTCTGATTTATATGCCGATACTCTCGCTGGTTTAGAAGAGGTATGGCGGTTATCCTATATGATTCTCATCCTTATCGTTTTCAAGAAGCTCTTTCCTAAGCGCTGGAATAGCGGGCGAAGGGATCTATTCCTTATGCTTTCACTATTTCTCACGTCAATTTTATTTGGCGTCGACCACACGCTGGATACTGAACAGCCATGGTCGATTCGAATCGGCGCAATCGTGACCTTCGCTAATATGGGGCTCTTATTCGGCTTAATTTTATTATGGACTCGTAACCTCTGGGTAACCGTCCTTGTTCATTCCCTTTACGATATAACCGCCACACTGTCGTGGTATTACATCGATTACGCAGTTGAATTCTTCGCTCTAGGTTGCTTGGCTCTTCACATCATTCTTATTACTATAGAAAAAATACAGCAAAGACGTTTGAAGAAGGAAATAGATGCCGTTAATTTGGCACAATGGCCGTAA
- a CDS encoding DUF4359 domain-containing protein, translating into MKRLVSTILFIVVIYVLSETNPNRSEYVDWINHKTMDQSSNLLQKGVLSVAGKSIFDMGTTQKDYFIFTIYKTDFSNVGMGEVTSVGIFNRFIPISSKE; encoded by the coding sequence ATGAAACGACTTGTTTCCACCATTCTTTTCATTGTGGTTATTTATGTGTTATCCGAAACCAATCCTAATCGCTCGGAATATGTGGACTGGATCAATCACAAGACAATGGATCAATCTTCCAATCTACTACAAAAAGGAGTCCTGTCTGTAGCGGGGAAATCAATTTTTGATATGGGCACCACACAAAAGGATTATTTTATTTTTACTATTTATAAAACAGACTTTTCCAATGTAGGGATGGGAGAAGTTACGTCGGTCGGTATATTTAATCGCTTTATTCCTATCTCTAGTAAAGAATAG